The following proteins are encoded in a genomic region of Candidatus Moraniibacteriota bacterium:
- a CDS encoding AAA family ATPase — MKKPNFFYWYYSQGVWELLEIWKNFLFFVFRNFSIFRLLKTLVYPWHRDVSIQSWRGLHPFRTLEIIIENIISRFIGIIVRLVIICFGIALFIAVIFFGIVINFIWISAPLFFLFLFAFSIKGLINPFFSGGFVLGWIIFSIYCYLNDTKIVATEMGPDEFLKHKSFERICGRLGIVGKRFPKEIMSDEKLLDDFLRARGLTQKDYQYLIRHEFLDEEKKNNSGRFWRLENLKKIRPIGMHWHYGYTVNLDKYCKDLSESDWTDYGKTELIGRNEEYEILKMIIQRPDQNCVLIVGNSGVGKKTLIHSLARNIRIDEEKEIEDIRILLLDLGRAISDAINKGEDVENFMRLLFHEASYAGNVVLVIENMENFIGKEVNTFHPDISAVISEFLEVPTFQIIATSTTKEYHHLIEKHDQIIKYFEVIEMREPSEDETAAILLFQMQRYENKRIIFTYKSIKEIITNSSRYNWEFPLPERALDLAMNVLMFWEKKSDEQFITEKTVNDYLTLKTGVKHGQVEGEERKKLLNLEDTLHRQVIGQEEAINHVAEAFRRSRSGIGNSKKPIGSFLFLGPTGVGKTETAKALAKAYFGDESRIVRLDMSEFQMPNSIDRLLGSNQLNQPGRLVTQIKDNPYSLLLLDEIEKAYPEILDIFLQILDEGFVTDAFGEKINFTNTMIIATSNAGASLIKKMVEENIPAEEIKEAIIDYVIENNIFRTEFLNRFDGVIFFRPLNGRELVSVVRLQLDKFARRVAKEKNIEITFSENVINDIIQKGYNPIFGARSVNRYIEDTVEGIIAKKIISGEAVNGEKVEISL, encoded by the coding sequence ATGAAAAAGCCTAATTTTTTTTATTGGTATTACAGTCAAGGCGTTTGGGAGCTATTGGAAATTTGGAAAAACTTTCTGTTTTTTGTTTTTAGGAATTTCTCCATATTCCGACTTTTAAAAACGTTGGTTTATCCTTGGCATCGGGACGTTTCTATACAAAGCTGGCGCGGATTGCATCCCTTTAGGACACTTGAGATTATAATTGAGAATATAATTTCTCGCTTCATTGGCATAATAGTCCGCTTGGTAATAATTTGTTTTGGAATAGCATTATTTATTGCAGTTATATTTTTTGGAATAGTAATTAACTTTATCTGGATCAGCGCCCCGTTATTCTTCTTGTTTTTATTTGCATTCTCAATAAAGGGACTTATTAACCCGTTTTTTTCAGGCGGTTTTGTTTTAGGTTGGATAATTTTTTCAATTTATTGCTATCTTAATGACACAAAAATTGTAGCAACGGAAATGGGGCCTGATGAATTTTTAAAGCACAAATCATTTGAAAGGATATGCGGAAGGCTTGGCATAGTTGGCAAAAGATTTCCAAAAGAAATAATGAGTGATGAAAAATTATTGGATGATTTTCTTAGAGCCAGAGGGCTTACGCAAAAAGATTATCAATATTTAATAAGGCATGAGTTTTTAGATGAAGAGAAAAAAAACAATTCAGGAAGATTTTGGCGTTTAGAAAATTTAAAAAAAATAAGGCCAATTGGAATGCATTGGCATTATGGTTATACCGTTAACTTAGACAAATATTGTAAGGATTTATCAGAAAGCGATTGGACTGATTACGGCAAGACAGAACTTATTGGACGGAATGAAGAATATGAAATTCTTAAAATGATTATTCAGCGGCCGGATCAGAATTGCGTATTAATAGTCGGTAATTCTGGAGTTGGCAAGAAAACTCTCATTCATTCATTGGCACGAAATATACGAATAGATGAAGAAAAAGAAATAGAGGATATTAGGATACTTCTGCTGGATTTAGGCCGGGCTATTTCTGATGCTATAAACAAGGGAGAAGATGTAGAGAATTTTATGCGTTTGCTTTTTCATGAAGCTAGTTATGCAGGTAATGTTGTTTTGGTTATTGAAAATATGGAAAATTTTATAGGCAAGGAAGTTAATACTTTTCATCCAGACATTTCAGCGGTTATTAGTGAGTTTCTCGAGGTTCCAACTTTTCAAATAATTGCCACATCAACCACTAAAGAATACCATCACTTAATTGAGAAACATGATCAGATTATAAAATATTTTGAGGTTATTGAAATGCGTGAGCCATCTGAAGATGAAACAGCGGCAATTTTGCTTTTTCAAATGCAAAGATATGAAAATAAAAGGATAATATTTACCTATAAATCTATAAAGGAAATCATAACTAACAGTAGTAGATATAATTGGGAATTTCCATTGCCTGAACGTGCATTGGATTTGGCAATGAATGTTCTTATGTTTTGGGAAAAAAAGTCTGATGAACAATTTATTACTGAAAAAACAGTCAATGATTATCTGACGTTAAAAACCGGAGTGAAGCACGGACAGGTTGAGGGCGAAGAAAGAAAAAAACTATTAAACCTTGAAGATACGCTTCATCGACAGGTTATTGGCCAAGAAGAAGCTATAAACCATGTAGCTGAAGCTTTTCGAAGATCTCGTAGTGGAATAGGAAATTCAAAAAAACCTATAGGAAGCTTTCTTTTTCTCGGACCGACTGGAGTCGGTAAAACAGAAACTGCTAAAGCTCTGGCAAAAGCTTATTTCGGGGATGAATCAAGAATAGTTCGCTTAGATATGAGCGAATTTCAAATGCCCAATTCAATCGATCGTTTATTGGGATCGAATCAGCTTAATCAGCCGGGGAGGTTAGTTACGCAAATAAAAGACAATCCTTATTCTTTATTGCTTTTAGATGAAATAGAAAAAGCTTATCCTGAAATTTTAGACATATTTCTTCAAATTCTTGACGAAGGATTTGTTACAGATGCCTTCGGAGAAAAAATAAATTTTACTAATACCATGATTATTGCAACATCTAATGCGGGTGCATCATTGATTAAAAAAATGGTTGAAGAAAATATTCCAGCAGAGGAAATAAAAGAGGCAATCATAGATTACGTAATTGAGAATAACATATTTCGCACCGAATTTTTGAATCGCTTTGATGGCGTTATATTTTTCCGTCCACTCAATGGCCGGGAATTAGTAAGCGTTGTACGTCTTCAATTAGATAAATTTGCACGTCGTGTAGCTAAAGAAAAAAATATAGAAATAACTTTTAGTGAAAATGTTATTAATGACATAATCCAAAAAGGGTATAATCCAATTTTCGGAGCGCGTTCAGTAAACAGATATATTGAAGATACAGTTGAAGGAATTATTGCTAAAAAAATAATTTCCGGAGAAGCGGTTAATGGTGAAAAAGTAGAAATAAGCCTATAG
- a CDS encoding glycosyltransferase family 1 protein yields MKIAIHAADLDHNRIDGTRVYLFNMLKNFGNLDKTDKFFIYHRDFFNHHLTPPDFNNYSIRKIPFPFLWTQTRFAFEVFIDRPDILWMPVHNIPLLRNKNTKVIVTIHDLAFKIFPKYFTNKDLFKLNKLSNMAIKNADHIIAVSHSTKNDILKFYPEIKNDKISVVYHGFDSELFQKDISQENSEIILKKYCLKAKSYLLYVGAIQPRKNLGVLIEAFEKIKEGNIDLKLVIAGSPAWKSDNIIKRINNSRFKKDIIITGNLEFEKLSAIYRNAKLFIFPSLYEGFGIPILESMASGVPVICAKNSSLTEVGGDAVLYFQTENSKDLADCIDKVMQEKSLEDKLIQKGTEHVKSFSWGKCAKETLDILISA; encoded by the coding sequence ATGAAGATTGCAATTCATGCGGCAGATTTGGATCATAACAGGATAGATGGCACCAGAGTTTATCTTTTTAATATGCTCAAAAATTTCGGTAATCTTGATAAAACCGATAAATTTTTTATTTATCACAGAGATTTTTTCAATCATCACCTAACTCCTCCAGATTTTAATAATTATTCAATAAGAAAAATTCCTTTTCCATTTTTATGGACGCAGACTCGTTTTGCTTTTGAAGTTTTTATAGATAGACCTGATATCCTTTGGATGCCAGTACATAATATACCTTTACTCCGAAATAAGAATACAAAGGTCATAGTTACTATTCACGATTTAGCCTTTAAAATATTTCCGAAATATTTCACTAATAAAGATCTTTTTAAGCTTAATAAATTAAGTAATATGGCTATTAAAAATGCTGATCATATTATCGCTGTTTCACATTCGACTAAAAATGATATTTTAAAATTTTATCCTGAAATTAAAAATGATAAAATTTCCGTTGTTTATCATGGATTTGACAGTGAATTATTCCAAAAGGATATTTCTCAAGAAAACTCAGAAATAATACTGAAAAAGTATTGTCTAAAAGCTAAATCTTATTTATTATACGTCGGCGCAATTCAGCCAAGAAAAAATCTTGGAGTTCTTATTGAGGCTTTTGAAAAAATAAAAGAAGGCAATATTGATTTAAAGCTAGTTATTGCTGGTTCTCCTGCTTGGAAAAGCGATAATATAATTAAAAGAATAAATAACAGCAGATTCAAAAAAGACATAATTATCACTGGAAATCTTGAATTCGAAAAATTATCCGCAATTTATCGGAATGCAAAATTATTTATTTTTCCGTCACTTTATGAAGGTTTCGGGATACCTATATTGGAATCTATGGCTTCTGGTGTTCCTGTAATTTGTGCTAAAAATTCAAGTTTAACTGAAGTCGGTGGAGATGCGGTGCTTTATTTTCAAACAGAAAATAGCAAGGATTTAGCTGATTGTATAGATAAAGTTATGCAAGAAAAATCACTTGAAGATAAATTGATACAAAAAGGGACTGAACATGTAAAAAGCTTTTCGTGGGGAAAATGTGCCAAAGAAACGCTCGATATTTTAATTTCAGCCTAA
- a CDS encoding pseudouridine synthase, with amino-acid sequence MNNTKQINKIDYPIRINRYLALHNYCSRREADGFITKGIVEINGKKARIGDKVYENDKVKVDLKVYRKVKEYVYLAYNKPKGELTNQDNQTGKKIKDGGKFPEDIFPIGRLDKISHGLIILSNDGRITDKLLNPNRNHEKEYVIKVNKPIKNIFLKIMSVGVQLEDFKTKPCIINKKDDFTFNIILTEGKKHQIRRMCDNLGWGITDLRRIRIMNIKLGNLGLGHYRKIQGKELEEFLKKLEIK; translated from the coding sequence ATGAATAATACAAAACAAATAAATAAAATAGACTATCCAATACGCATTAACCGCTATTTGGCACTCCATAATTATTGTAGTCGCAGGGAAGCGGATGGATTTATTACGAAAGGAATAGTTGAAATAAACGGCAAAAAAGCCAGGATAGGTGATAAAGTCTATGAAAATGACAAAGTCAAAGTAGATTTAAAAGTTTATAGAAAGGTTAAAGAATATGTTTATTTAGCTTATAATAAGCCTAAGGGAGAATTAACCAATCAAGACAATCAGACCGGTAAAAAGATAAAAGATGGTGGTAAATTTCCAGAGGACATTTTTCCCATCGGACGCCTAGATAAAATTTCTCATGGTCTTATTATCCTTTCTAATGATGGACGCATTACTGATAAACTTTTAAATCCAAACAGAAATCATGAAAAAGAATATGTAATTAAGGTAAATAAGCCTATTAAAAATATCTTTTTGAAAATTATGAGTGTCGGAGTTCAGCTGGAAGATTTTAAAACCAAGCCGTGCATTATCAATAAAAAAGATGATTTTACTTTCAATATAATTCTGACAGAAGGCAAGAAACATCAAATCAGGAGGATGTGCGATAATCTCGGGTGGGGAATAACTGATTTAAGAAGAATCAGAATAATGAATATCAAATTAGGCAATTTAGGTTTAGGACATTATAGAAAAATACAAGGAAAAGAGCTAGAAGAATTTTTAAAGAAATTAGAAATAAAATAA
- a CDS encoding permease-like cell division protein FtsX gives MKLIKLKRTFFEGLDNFRRNGWLSFATVSVLAISLYVISVTFILGVTTNIILKNIQDDLSVSVYFNSDIEENTILDIKNKLVVYDEIKSIDYVTKEQALENFKKITNNSDSISRALELIGDNPLLSSLVIKAKNPEQYGIITQAISKSSFADSISNIDFEEHKEAVQRLNSIVKLVEKIGFTLGLVFIFIGIMITFNAIRLTMYAHKSEFEVMRLVGASNVYIRMPFVFEGIFYGVASAFLVMIFLGITSKFLAPITQNSISGENIFSFYLDNFFIIFISLIFSGIALGTISGLIAIKRYLKV, from the coding sequence ATGAAATTAATAAAATTAAAACGCACATTTTTTGAAGGACTTGATAATTTTCGTCGTAACGGATGGCTAAGTTTTGCAACCGTTAGTGTTTTGGCAATATCCCTATATGTGATAAGTGTTACTTTTATTTTAGGCGTGACTACAAATATCATTTTAAAAAACATACAGGATGATTTAAGCGTCAGTGTGTATTTCAATTCAGATATTGAGGAAAATACAATATTGGATATAAAAAATAAGCTGGTTGTATATGATGAAATAAAATCAATAGATTATGTTACTAAGGAACAAGCATTAGAAAATTTCAAGAAAATCACAAACAATAGTGATTCCATTTCGCGTGCACTTGAGTTGATAGGAGACAATCCATTGCTATCTTCTTTAGTTATAAAAGCTAAAAACCCTGAACAGTACGGTATAATTACACAAGCAATCAGTAAGTCTAGTTTTGCAGATAGTATAAGTAATATCGACTTTGAAGAACATAAAGAAGCTGTTCAGCGGCTTAACTCAATTGTTAAACTTGTAGAAAAAATCGGCTTTACTCTCGGTTTAGTCTTTATTTTTATCGGTATAATGATAACATTTAATGCTATCAGACTTACTATGTATGCACACAAAAGTGAGTTTGAAGTTATGCGTCTTGTCGGAGCTTCAAATGTTTATATTCGTATGCCTTTTGTTTTTGAAGGTATTTTCTATGGAGTAGCATCTGCATTTTTAGTTATGATTTTTCTTGGTATAACTTCAAAATTTTTGGCGCCGATTACCCAGAACAGCATTTCTGGAGAGAACATTTTCTCGTTTTATTTAGATAATTTCTTTATTATCTTTATTTCACTTATCTTTTCAGGCATAGCTCTCGGAACCATCAGCGGACTTATTGCGATTAAAAGATATTTGAAAGTATAG
- a CDS encoding cell division ATP-binding protein FtsE translates to MIRFDNVSKIYPGDFVALENVNLFIKKGEFVSIIGHSGSGKSTLLKLIYAEEQPTGGRVYFNDRPLDEINKKLLPFYRRNIGTVFQDSKLLPKKTVYENVAYALEVSDSSEEEIKELVPQILDIVGMGDKMEKYPNQISGGEKQKVCIARALVCKPLVIIADEPTGNLDPTSTWEIVQLLLKINSMGTTVLLASHNKGIVDKLNRRVLELEKGKLVRDNEKGKYEDNSKEKNITEEKKKQVL, encoded by the coding sequence ATGATCAGGTTCGATAATGTTTCTAAAATATACCCAGGTGATTTTGTAGCCCTAGAGAACGTTAATCTTTTTATAAAAAAAGGAGAATTCGTTTCTATTATTGGACATAGCGGATCAGGTAAATCAACTTTGCTTAAGTTGATATATGCAGAAGAACAGCCAACAGGAGGACGTGTATATTTTAATGATCGTCCTTTAGATGAAATAAACAAGAAACTTCTTCCATTTTATCGCCGTAATATAGGCACAGTCTTCCAAGATTCTAAACTGCTTCCTAAAAAAACAGTTTATGAAAATGTTGCTTATGCTCTTGAAGTTTCAGATAGCTCAGAAGAAGAAATTAAAGAACTTGTTCCTCAAATCTTAGATATTGTCGGTATGGGAGATAAAATGGAAAAATATCCAAATCAGATATCAGGTGGTGAAAAACAAAAAGTTTGTATAGCCAGGGCGCTTGTGTGCAAACCTTTGGTTATAATTGCAGATGAGCCTACAGGAAATCTTGACCCTACATCAACTTGGGAAATCGTACAATTACTTTTAAAAATAAACAGCATGGGAACTACTGTTTTATTAGCTTCACACAATAAGGGTATTGTAGATAAACTAAATCGTCGTGTGCTGGAATTAGAAAAGGGAAAACTAGTAAGAGATAATGAAAAAGGAAAATATGAGGATAACTCAAAAGAAAAAAATATTACCGAAGAAAAAAAGAAACAAGTTCTATGA
- the prfB gene encoding peptide chain release factor 2 (programmed frameshift), with amino-acid sequence MKEILEKLENIKSKLPLLRDYLDVEQKKQKILELEEKMSAKYFWSDTQKAAQISKELELLKNELENFENIEKKAKELLELVNLFESGTDEELKEIKKQVDKLQKDFDDLEFKSLLSGKYDQNDVILAIRSGAGGVDAQDWAEMILRMYLRWAEKNGFKTKIVEESKGTEAGIKSATIEISGAYTYGYLQGEAGVHRLVRLSPFNADNLRQTSFALVEVLPIIEEISEVVIQPQDLIIDTYRSSGAGGQHVNTTDSAVRITHIPTGTVSMCQSERSQLQNKEQAMRVLKARIHKLYLEKQQEEKQKLRGEYKSAEWGNQIRSYVLHPYKMVKDHRTKYETSDAEKVLSGDLHELIEDYLRFAAQKK; translated from the exons ATGAAAGAAATTTTAGAAAAACTTGAAAATATAAAATCTAAGCTCCCGCTTTTGCGGGACTATCTT GACGTTGAACAAAAAAAACAAAAAATATTAGAATTGGAGGAAAAAATGTCTGCTAAGTATTTTTGGAGTGATACGCAAAAAGCTGCCCAGATTTCTAAAGAGCTTGAGCTTTTGAAAAATGAATTGGAAAATTTTGAAAATATAGAAAAAAAAGCAAAAGAGTTATTAGAACTTGTAAATCTGTTTGAATCCGGCACAGACGAAGAATTAAAAGAAATTAAAAAACAAGTCGATAAATTACAAAAAGATTTTGATGATCTGGAATTTAAATCATTACTTAGTGGAAAATACGATCAAAATGATGTCATTTTGGCTATCCGTAGTGGAGCTGGGGGGGTAGATGCTCAAGATTGGGCAGAAATGATTCTCAGGATGTATTTAAGATGGGCTGAAAAAAATGGGTTCAAAACCAAGATAGTAGAAGAATCGAAAGGAACAGAAGCTGGGATAAAAAGCGCAACAATTGAAATTTCAGGTGCTTATACTTATGGATATCTGCAAGGCGAAGCAGGTGTGCATCGTTTGGTAAGGCTTTCCCCATTCAATGCTGATAATTTGCGCCAAACATCATTTGCATTAGTAGAGGTTTTGCCGATTATTGAAGAAATTTCTGAAGTAGTGATTCAGCCACAAGACTTAATTATTGATACTTACAGATCTTCAGGGGCTGGCGGACAGCATGTGAACACTACAGACAGTGCTGTACGGATTACACATATCCCAACCGGAACAGTTTCAATGTGCCAAAGCGAACGATCTCAACTGCAGAATAAGGAACAAGCCATGCGTGTTTTAAAGGCCCGGATACATAAATTATATTTAGAAAAACAGCAGGAAGAAAAACAAAAACTCAGGGGTGAATATAAAAGTGCGGAATGGGGGAATCAGATCCGTTCTTATGTTCTGCATCCTTATAAAATGGTTAAAGACCATCGTACAAAATATGAAACCAGTGATGCGGAAAAAGTCTTGAGCGGTGATCTTCATGAATTAATAGAGGACTATCTACGCTTTGCGGCTCAGAAAAAATAG
- a CDS encoding ZIP family metal transporter, with protein sequence MQVWIYTLISVLIVSLISLIGIFVFSWKSKKFHEILIFLVSFAAGTLLGDAFLHLIPEAMEKEGIHVSFLVLVGFIIFFILEKFLHWRHCHDEHCEKHEKVLPYVIFFGDAIHNFIDGVIIAVSYLVSIPVGIATTLAVIMHEIPQEIGDFGVLLYAGFTKKKALLYNFISAISAIVGAIVTLLISLNIEIIANALVPVAAGGFIYIASADMIPELHKNNGEKISHSIWQLVFMGVGVAMMSTLLLLE encoded by the coding sequence ATGCAAGTCTGGATATATACCTTAATAAGCGTTTTGATTGTAAGCCTTATTTCCCTCATAGGTATTTTTGTTTTTTCTTGGAAATCAAAAAAATTTCATGAGATTTTAATTTTTTTAGTCAGCTTTGCTGCTGGCACGCTTTTGGGTGATGCTTTTTTGCATTTGATTCCTGAGGCTATGGAAAAAGAAGGCATACATGTATCTTTTTTGGTTTTAGTTGGTTTTATAATCTTTTTCATATTGGAAAAATTTTTGCATTGGCGGCACTGCCACGATGAACACTGTGAGAAACATGAAAAAGTATTGCCTTATGTAATTTTTTTCGGAGATGCTATCCACAATTTTATTGATGGAGTAATCATAGCCGTCAGTTATTTGGTTAGTATTCCAGTTGGTATTGCTACTACTTTGGCAGTAATTATGCACGAAATACCACAGGAAATAGGAGATTTTGGAGTTCTTTTATATGCCGGCTTTACAAAAAAAAAGGCACTGCTTTATAATTTTATATCGGCAATTTCTGCAATAGTTGGTGCAATAGTGACTTTATTAATAAGCTTAAATATAGAAATCATAGCAAATGCTTTAGTGCCAGTTGCTGCCGGAGGATTTATATATATAGCCAGTGCGGATATGATTCCGGAATTGCACAAGAATAATGGAGAGAAAATAAGTCATTCAATCTGGCAATTAGTGTTTATGGGTGTTGGCGTTGCTATGATGTCTACGCTTTTGCTACTTGAATAA
- a CDS encoding thiamine pyrophosphate-dependent enzyme has translation MNKDLTKKLAPGHATCAGCGIPAIVRTVLGATNEPVIVSNATGCLEVTTTIYPNTSWKVPYIHSAFGNAAATASGIDAAQKALMKNKKLKKPAKIVAFGGDGGTYDIGLQALSGALERGHDFLYVCYDNEGYMNTGGQRSGGTPFGANTETEPAGSDSFGKSKQRKDLMEIVKAHNISYLAQANVAYLSDLKKKAKKALKTPGPSFLLVLQPCTNLWKFPTSQYVNIGKLATETNFWPLYEIENGNYVINYTPKNPKPVEEFLKTQGRFKHLFVPKNKSVIADIQKTVNENFKTLVKKAQIS, from the coding sequence ATGAATAAAGATTTAACTAAAAAATTAGCTCCGGGTCATGCGACTTGCGCAGGATGCGGGATACCGGCTATTGTACGGACAGTACTTGGTGCAACAAATGAGCCTGTGATTGTTTCCAATGCAACAGGATGTTTGGAAGTAACTACAACTATATATCCGAATACTTCCTGGAAAGTTCCCTATATCCATAGCGCTTTTGGCAATGCAGCGGCAACGGCATCTGGAATAGATGCTGCCCAAAAGGCATTAATGAAAAACAAGAAACTAAAAAAGCCTGCTAAAATTGTTGCCTTTGGTGGCGATGGGGGAACATATGATATCGGTCTCCAGGCTCTTTCTGGAGCGTTGGAACGTGGACACGATTTTCTGTATGTTTGTTATGACAATGAAGGATACATGAATACGGGCGGACAAAGATCTGGCGGAACACCTTTTGGTGCTAACACGGAAACGGAACCAGCTGGCAGTGATTCTTTCGGAAAATCAAAGCAAAGAAAAGATTTAATGGAAATTGTGAAAGCGCATAATATTTCTTATTTGGCACAGGCTAATGTTGCATATCTTTCTGATCTAAAAAAGAAAGCCAAAAAAGCCTTAAAAACTCCGGGACCATCATTTTTGTTAGTGCTTCAGCCATGCACGAATCTTTGGAAATTCCCAACGTCTCAGTATGTCAATATTGGAAAATTAGCCACTGAAACAAATTTCTGGCCACTTTATGAAATAGAAAATGGAAATTACGTAATTAATTACACACCTAAAAATCCAAAGCCAGTCGAAGAATTTTTAAAAACCCAAGGACGTTTTAAACATCTATTTGTTCCAAAAAATAAATCAGTAATTGCAGATATTCAAAAGACGGTTAATGAAAATTTTAAAACACTTGTAAAAAAGGCTCAGATAAGCTAA
- the porA gene encoding pyruvate ferredoxin oxidoreductase: MDKNNKKIEAMTGGAAMAEALRQINPDVMAVYPITPQTPIIETYAKMKADGKVKTEIVQVESEHSAMSATIGASAASARAITATSSQGLLYMAEMLPIASGLRLPILMCVSSRALSAPLNIHGEHGDVMAVREAGWVQIFSENVQEAYDNTIIALKLSESIDLPVMSIMDGFHTSHTTERLEICDDKSIKNFLGDRKAEKSLLDFNSPVTFGALALQNSYFDFKLDQEEAIEKAKTEYKKLCAEYMNISGRKHGIFETYKLEDADYVIVMMGATAGTAKDVIDSLRKKEKKVGLLNIKLYRPFPYREIGREIAHVRKIAVLDRAISIGAYPPLYQDIVNSLHHAGSHKNEIASYIYGLGGRDTLQKDIEKVFKDLEEGEISNKIKYLK, translated from the coding sequence ATGGATAAAAATAATAAAAAAATTGAAGCAATGACTGGTGGTGCAGCGATGGCTGAGGCTTTACGTCAAATTAATCCTGACGTAATGGCTGTTTATCCTATTACTCCACAGACTCCGATTATAGAAACATATGCCAAAATGAAAGCTGATGGAAAAGTCAAAACAGAAATAGTTCAGGTTGAATCAGAACATAGTGCCATGAGTGCCACAATTGGAGCCTCAGCAGCGAGTGCAAGAGCAATAACAGCAACCAGTTCGCAGGGACTTTTATATATGGCAGAAATGTTGCCGATTGCCAGTGGGCTAAGGCTTCCAATTTTAATGTGCGTTAGTTCTCGCGCTCTAAGTGCTCCGCTTAATATCCATGGTGAGCATGGTGATGTCATGGCTGTGCGCGAAGCTGGCTGGGTCCAAATTTTCTCCGAAAATGTGCAGGAGGCTTATGACAATACAATAATAGCTTTGAAGCTATCCGAATCAATTGATTTGCCTGTAATGTCGATTATGGACGGTTTCCATACTTCGCATACGACAGAAAGGCTCGAAATTTGTGACGATAAATCAATAAAAAATTTTTTGGGTGACAGAAAAGCTGAAAAATCATTGCTTGATTTTAATAGTCCCGTGACATTCGGAGCTTTGGCTCTGCAAAACTCATATTTTGATTTCAAGCTGGACCAGGAAGAAGCAATAGAAAAAGCAAAAACGGAATATAAGAAATTGTGTGCAGAGTATATGAATATATCCGGAAGAAAACATGGGATTTTTGAAACATATAAATTAGAGGATGCAGATTATGTAATAGTTATGATGGGTGCAACCGCAGGAACCGCTAAGGATGTTATAGATAGTTTACGCAAAAAAGAAAAAAAAGTCGGACTTTTGAATATTAAACTATACAGGCCTTTCCCATATAGGGAAATTGGACGCGAAATAGCGCATGTAAGAAAAATTGCTGTTTTAGACAGGGCTATTTCCATAGGAGCCTATCCGCCATTATATCAGGATATTGTAAATAGTTTGCATCACGCCGGCAGTCACAAAAATGAAATTGCCAGCTATATTTATGGTCTTGGTGGGCGTGACACATTACAAAAAGATATTGAAAAAGTTTTTAAGGATCTAGAAGAAGGGGAAATAAGCAATAAAATAAAATATCTGAAATAA
- a CDS encoding 4Fe-4S binding protein, producing the protein MEKGAIIKHSIKNSSKTGDWRYMKPEIDISKCIGCGICVSYCPEAAIELKNKKSKNKNKKVAEIDYDYCKGCGVCASVCPVKAIIMKK; encoded by the coding sequence ATGGAAAAAGGAGCTATTATAAAGCATAGTATTAAAAATTCTTCCAAAACAGGAGATTGGCGTTATATGAAGCCAGAAATTGATATATCAAAATGTATTGGATGTGGCATTTGTGTTTCATATTGCCCGGAAGCAGCTATTGAATTGAAGAATAAAAAATCAAAAAATAAAAACAAGAAAGTTGCAGAAATCGATTATGATTATTGCAAAGGCTGTGGAGTCTGCGCATCAGTCTGCCCTGTAAAAGCTATTATTATGAAAAAATAA